One stretch of Trichomycterus rosablanca isolate fTriRos1 chromosome 3, fTriRos1.hap1, whole genome shotgun sequence DNA includes these proteins:
- the LOC134310746 gene encoding DENN domain-containing protein 4B-like, with protein MTEEKCPQLVDYFVVAGLAGDSAPLDEECQQRGGRGVEPITDLAVIARGLGEEVPEGFTCIEKTPSGHSAELSAGLINNPHMFLCYRRGHDKPPILELGVLYEGKETLKQGWHLIETTPYSRCASLSSGGPAAHRTFLMYRRAPDSQALNTPGVTDISLLMPSKGEVAQHTFCRVDKNLNTGMWGPALYLCYKRAVAKANALVYEAGLISRYPEEDLESFPLPDSVSVFCLPMGVTVESWPLDTKYQLPVFSTFVLTSASGDKVYGAAIQFYEAYPRAALSERQLVRLGLVSVVDRRPITSRTVQVKKSVCVLSHWPFFTVFQKFLTFIYRYSISGPHVLPIEKHISSFMHNVPFPSPQRPRILVQLSPYDNLLLCQPVSSPLPLSGASYLKLLQNLGAENTCTLLLAVLTEHKLLLHSLRPDVLTSVSEALVSMTFPLRWPCPYIPLCPLRLADVLCAPMPFIVGVHSSYFDLYDPPADVVCVDLDTNTIFQSEDKKPLSWRSLPRKHAKVLLHSLSSLHKTLEKICTPGQEEATLEFLLTDYDLIYGRQKQLELEIQEAFLRFMSCLLRGYRSYLLPITQAPSDRTTNCSNLFNLQGFLKSRDRTQQKFYIQLTKTQMFTQFIEECSFVSDRHACLEFFDECVQKVDVEKPEDVRLVDLDETHSGEHTVFIMPPEEPQEPDGSECPAPYIYETFPILQPEMFDRPHDQLRTPAKGSAPSSPAPRRTKQEIKLAQKCAQKYSTVPDMWSKCLLGHCYGLWFIYLPTFVRAESNKVRALHTAYEVLKHMETRKVVLPDEVCYRILMQLCGQYGQPVLAVRVLLEMKKAGITPNTITYGYYNKAVFESKWPSTNQGGRLRWAKLRNVLLAVAQFRQPIKRRQKSDSFSSRKGDSNSLRPHSSLTRQTSWSGLSESSSHESLTGPITKSNSLSSVRAHKSKTSDETPAQTATADDAASRKPPSGRRDTATPSPGPAAERILVRRSQVCLSTFYTDCAETVPESKSRPAERGSRSVEQRETLNRKALDENSNNVPSPSRRLAGKLQQLLTLTPTRHRNSSRRAASVDERRPAANGPSRKTPEQRQWRKSQVAETLLRAKERLYNANSESSLSMGSDIDLTEPSNSTFTLRKSWDSAQEGAGLEVMMSSCSLCRSCNSLVYDEEIMAGWTSDDSNLNSACPFCTATFVPLLNAEICDKGPVIGHERANWNLEDEVESAMRPPSAQEGFLHHLYNGVKEHDSGSETSGYSESSGSTNTYSASSGGGPQVTVAYLSPLVLRKELESLLENEGESVLSQDQLLDSHSILFWNLVWYFARLGLPSNLLQLVRASPLAVQISPTSENTSVRVRLLWDTLTPDMEHWPPLYILWRIHSNVPMRNYAWRRHNHPFTLSFLEEVLRWVGMNEVHKAVTLLLDTVGKKPGSPRIQRSVYREFLFLTLAAMGKDHVVAFDKRYKAAYARLSGSLGKEELRRRRALPPSAKAVDCRRCFLVPLEC; from the exons ATGACTGAGGAGAAATGTCCTCAGTTGGTGGATTACTTCGTGGTGGCGGGGCTGGCCGGCGACTCCGCCCCCCTGGACGAGGAATGCCAGCAGAGGGGCGGCCGAGGGGTGGAGCCCATCACCGACCTGGCCGTGATCGCCCGCGGCCTCGGGGAGGAGGTGCCCGAGGGCTTCACGTGCATCGAGAAGACGCCGTCGGGCCACTCGGCCGAACTCAGCGCCGGACTCATCAACAACCCGCACATGTTCCTGTGCTACCGGCGCGGCCACGACAAACCGCCCATCCTGGAGCTCGG CGTCCTGTACGAGGGTAAGGAGACCCTGAAGCAGGGTTGGCACCTGATCGAGACCACGCCCTACAGTCGCTGTGCCAGCCTGAGCTCAGGAGGCCCCGCCGCCCACAGAACCTTCCTCATGTACCGCCGCGCGCCCGACTCTCAGGCCCTCAACACGCCGGGCGTGACCGACATCTCGCTCCTCATGCCCAGCAAGGGGGAGGTGGCTCAACACACCTTCTGCAGGGTGGACAAGAACCTCAACACCGGCATG TGGGGTCCGGCGTTGTACCTGTGCTATAAGCGGGCCGTAGCCAAAGCCAATGCCCTGGTGTACGAGGCAG gtCTGATCAGCCGTTACCCTGAGGAGGACCTGGAGTCGTTCCCGCTGCCAGATTCGGTCTCGGTCTTCTGTCTGCCCATGGGGGTGACGGTGGAGAGCTGGCCGCTCGACACCAAATACCAGCTGCCCGTGTTCTCCACCTTCGTCCTGACCAGCGCGTCCGGAGACAAG GTGTACGGCGCCGCCATCCAGTTCTACGAGGCGTACCCGCGGGCGGCCCTGTCCGAGAGGCAGCTGGTGCGCCTGGGCCTGGTCAGCGTGGTGGACCGCCGGCCCATCACCAGCCGCACGGTGCAGGTGAAGAAGAGCGTGTGCGTGCTCTCACACTGGCCGTTCTTCACCGTCTTCCAGAAGTTTCTCACCTTCATCTACCGGTACTCCATCTCCGGGCCGCACGTGCTGCCCATTGAGAA GCACATCTCCAGCTTCATGCACAACGTGCCGTTCCCTTCACCTCAGCGCCCGCGCATCCTGGTACAG CTGTCTCCGTACGACAACCTCCTGCTGTGCCAGCCGGTGTCCTCGCCCTTACCGCTGAG TGGTGCCAGCTATTTAAAGCTGCTGCAGAACCTCGGGGCGGAGAACACGTGCACCCTGCTGCTGGCCGTGCTGACGGAGCACAAACTGCTGCTGCACTCGCTCCGGCCGGACGTGCTCACGTCGGTCAGCGAGGCCCTGGTGTCG ATGACGTTTCCTCTGCGCTGGCCCTGTCCGTACATTCCACTCTGCCCTCTGCGCCTGGCGGACGTGCTGTGTGCCCCCATGCCCTTCATCGTGGGAGTCCATTCCAGCTACTTCGACCTGTACGACCCCCCTGcggatgtggtgtgtgtggacCTCGACACCAACACTATTTTCCA ATCAGAAGATAAGAAGCCCTTGTCCTGGAGATCTTTACCGAGGAAACACGCCAAAGTCCTGCTCCACTCCCTCAGCAGCCTGCACAAGACCCTGGAGAAGA TCTGTACCCCCGGCCAGGAGGAGGCCACCCTGGAGTTCTTACTGACCGATTACGATCTGATCTACGGGCGTCAGAAGCAGCTTGAGCTGGAGATCCAGGAGGCCTTCCTGCGCTTCATGAGCTGCCTGCTGAGGGGATATCGCTCGTACCTGCTGCCCATCACCCAGGCTCCGTCGGATAGAACCACCAACTGCAGCAATCTCTTCAACCTGCAGG GTTTCCTGAAGTCGAGGGACCGGACGCAGCAGAAGTTCTACATCCAGCTGAccaagactcagatgttcacgCAGTTCATAGAGGAGTGTTCGTTCGTCAGTGACCGACACGCCTGCCTGGAGTTTTTCGACGAGTGTGTACAGAAG GTGGACGTGGAGAAGCCCGAGGACGTGCGGCTGGTCGACCTCGATGAGACCCACAGCGGGGAGCACACGGTCTTCATCATGCCGCCGGAGGAGCCTCAAGAGCCCGACGGTTCGGAGTGTCCGGCACCGTACAT ctaCGAGACGTTTCCTATTCTCCAGCCTGAGATGTTTGACCGCCCGCATGACCAGCTCCGTACCCCTGCCAAGGGCAGCGCCCCCAGCAGCCCCGCCCCTCGCCGTACCAAGCAG GAGATCAAGCTGGCACAGAAGTGCGCCCAGAAGTACTCCACCGTACCGGACATGTGGTCCAAGTGTCTGCTGGGTCACTGCTACGGCCTGTGGTTCATTTACCTGCCCACGTTCGTCCGGGCCGAGAGCAACAAGGTCCGGGCGCTGCACACGGCCTACGAGGTGCTCAAACACATGGAGACGCGCAAGGTGGTGCTGCCCGACGAG GTGTGTTACCGGATCCTGATGCAGCTCTGTGGGCAGTATGGTCAGCCTGTGCTCGCTGTCCGAGTTCTGCTGGAGATGAAGAAGGCCGGAATAACTCCCAACACCATCACGTACGGCTATTATAATAAG GCCGTGTTCGAGAGCAAGTGGCCGTCCACCAATCAGGGAGGGCGCCTCCGCTGGGCCAAACTGCGTAACGTCCTGCTGGCCGTGGCGCAATTCAGGCAGCCGATCAAGCGCAGGCAGAAGAGCGACTCGTTCAGCTCGAGAAAAG GCGACTCCAACTCTCTCCGCCCTCACTCCTCCCTTACACGCCAGACCAGTTGGAGCGGCTTGAGCGAAAGTTCGAGCCACGAATCGCTGACCGGACCCATAACCAAGAGCAACAGTCTGAGCAGCGTCCGAGCTCACA AGTCCAAGACGTCGGACGAAACCCCGGCGCAAACCGCGACCGCCGATGACGCCGCCTCCCGCAAACCTCCCAGCGGCCGTCGGGACACGGCCACGCCCTCCCCGGGGCCGGCCGCAGAACGGATTCTGGTGCGGCGGAGCCAGGTGTGCCTGTCCACGTTTTACACCGACTGCGCCGAGACCGTCCCGGAGAGCAAGTCCCGACCGGCCGAGAGAGGAAGCAG GTCTGTGGAGCAGCGGGAGACGCTGAATCGTAAGGCGCTGGACGAGAACTCCAACAACGTGCCGTCTCCGAGTCGCAGGCTGGCCGGCAAACTGCAGCAGCTGCTCACGCTCACGCCCACGCGCCACCGCAACTCGTCCCGCCGGGCCGCCAGCGTGGACGAGCGGAGACCCGCCGCCAACGGCCCCTCCCGCAAGACGCCCGAGCAGAGGCAGTGGCGCAAGTCGCAGGTGGCCGAGACCCTGCTGAGGGCCAAGGAGCGCCTCTACAACGCCAACTCTGAG AGCTCGTTGTCCATGGGAAGCGACATTGACCTGACCGAGCCTTCGAATTCCACATTTACACTTCGGAAGTCGTGGGATTCTGCACAGGAAGGGGCGGGGCTTGAG GTGATGATGTCCAGCTGCTCTCTCTGCCGGAGCTGCAACTCGCTGGTCTACGACGAGGAGATCATGGCCGGCTGGACGTCCGACGACTCCAACCTCAACTCCGCCTGCCCCTTCTGCACCGCCACCTTCGTACCGCTGCTCAACGCCGAGATCTGCGACAAGGGGCCCGTCATCGGTCACGAGCGCGCCAACTGGAACCTGGAGGACGAGGTGGAGAGTGCCATGAGGCCACCTAGTGCGCAGGAGGGCTTCCTGCACCACCTGTACAACGGCGTGAAGGAGCACGACTCCGGGTCCGAGACCAGCGGGTACTCCGAGAGCAGCGGCAGCACCAACACCTAC agcgCGTCCTCGGGAGGCGGCCCTCAGGTGACCGTGGCCTACCTGAGTCCTCTGGTGCTGAGGAAGGAGCTGGAGAGCTTGCTGGAGAACGAGGGGGAGAGCGTTCTGTCTCAGGATCAGCTGCTGGACAGCCACTCCATCCTCTTCTGGAATCTGGTGTGGTACTTCGCTCGCCTTGGTCTCCCGAGCAACCTGCTGCAGCTGGTGCGGGCGTCGCCGCTCGCCGTGCAGATCTCACCG acctCGGAGAACACCTCAGTAAGGGTTCGGTTACTGTGGGACACCTTGACGCCCGATATGGAACACTGGCCCCCGCTGTACATACTCTGGAGGATACACA GTAACGTCCCGATGCGGAACTACGCGTGGCGCAGACACAACCACCCCTTCACGCTAAGCTTCCTGGAGGAGGTCCTGCGCTGGGTGGGCATGAACGAGGTGCACAAGGCCGTCACGCTTCTTCTGGATACCGTCGGCAAGAAACCCGGATCTCCTCGAATACAGAG GAGCGTGTACAGGGAATTTCTCTTTCTTACTCTGGCTGCTATGGGAAAAGATCACGTCG TCGCCTTCGATAAGAGGTATAAGGCCGCCTACGCCAGACTGAGCGGCTCTCTGGGCAAGGAGGAGCTCAGGAGGAGGAGAGCTCTGCCACCCAGCGCCAAAGCCGTGGACTGCAGGCGCTGCTTCCTGGTGCCGCTGGAGTGCTGA